One Bombina bombina isolate aBomBom1 chromosome 5, aBomBom1.pri, whole genome shotgun sequence DNA segment encodes these proteins:
- the LOC128659710 gene encoding gastrula zinc finger protein XlCGF52.1 isoform X2 gives MEPVAGTQSHGLDNSANTTLPQQTAAKVLHNDQMMELELRTTCIEEIKQEELDHPISHQTENTQIMCPETSKRLIKKETPPSEHMAEAEENRFKCAECDKTFAHKYGLQQHQKLHTGENLHTCQECGKDFTQKAKLISHERTHTGEKPYACPECGKRFKQKSALISHQRVHGEERPFMCTECGEGFPVKSLLKSHLQTHRLDKPFTCTECGKSFPQKCHLNYHMRIHTGEKPFSCTECGKSFTQRISLIIHERTHTGERPFTCTECGKSFTRKSYLKSHDCIHSGGKQFVCMECGKSFTQRSNLIYHQRAHRGEKPFTCTECGKSFTRKSYLKSHECIDTGGNLFICNDCGKSFTQMSTLLYHQRAHTGGKPFTCTKCGKGYTRKTNLKSHLCIVTDKTHTEV, from the exons ATGGAACCTGTTGCTGGCACGCAGTCGCACGGGTTAG ATAATAGTGCAAATACTACACTTCCACAACAGACGGCAGCAAAGGTTTTACATAATGATCAAATGATGGAACTTGAGCTCCGCACAACTTGCATAGAGGAGATCAAACAGGAAGAACTAGATCACCCTATATCTCACCAAACAGAGAATACACAGATCATGTGTCCTGAGACTTCAAAAAGGCTTATAAAAAAGGAAACGCCTCCATCTGAGCACATGGCTGAAGCAGAGGAAAACCGTTTTAAATGCGCAGAATGTGACAAAACCTTTGCACACAAGTATGGTCTCCAACAACACCAAAAGCTTCATACAGGGGAGAATCTACACACCTGCCAAGAGTGCGGGAAAGATttcacacaaaaagccaaactgaTATCTCATGAAAGGACCCACACAGGTGAGAAACCGTACGCATGTCCAGAGTGCGGGAAACGGTTTAAACAGAAGTCAGCACTCATAAGCCACCAAAGAGTTCATGGTGAGGAGAGGCCTTTTATGTGTACAGAGTGTGGGGAAGGTTTTCCAGTAAAgagtcttctgaaatctcatttacAGACTCACAGATTGGATAAACCATTtacttgtacagagtgtgggaaaagttttccaCAAAAGTGTCATCTCAATTACCACATGcgtattcacacaggagaaaaaccattCAGTTGTACagaatgtggaaaaagttttacacaaagaaTTAGTCTGATAATTCATGAGAGGACTCACACAGGGGAAAGACCATTTACTTGTACAGAGTGCGGCAAAAGTTTTACACGAAAGAGTTATCTCAAATCTCACGATTGTATTCACTCAGGGGGAAAACAATTTGTTTGTATGGAGTGTGGTAAAAGCTTCACACAACGAAGTAATCTCATATATCATCAAAGAGCTCATAGAGGGGAGAAAcctttcacttgtacagagtgCGGCAAAAGTTTTACAAGAAAGAGTTATCTTAAATCTCATGAGTGTATTGATACCGGGGGAAACCTATTCATTTGCAATgattgtgggaaaagttttacacaaatgagtacTCTCCTGTATCATCAAAGAGCTCATACAGGGGGGAAACCCTTTACATGTACAAAGTGCGGTAAAGGCTATACCCGAAAGACCAATCTCAAATCTCATTTGTGCATTGTGACCGATAAAACCCATACTGAAGTATAA
- the LOC128659710 gene encoding gastrula zinc finger protein XlCGF32.1 isoform X3, protein MEPVAGTQSHGLDNSANTTLPQQTAAKVLHNDQMMELELRTTCIEEIKQEELDHPISHQTENTQIMCPETSKRLIKKETPPSEHMAEAEENRFKCAECDKTFAHKYGLQQHQKLHTGENLHTCQECGKDFTQKAKLISHERTHTGITKPPIVIRYR, encoded by the exons ATGGAACCTGTTGCTGGCACGCAGTCGCACGGGTTAG ATAATAGTGCAAATACTACACTTCCACAACAGACGGCAGCAAAGGTTTTACATAATGATCAAATGATGGAACTTGAGCTCCGCACAACTTGCATAGAGGAGATCAAACAGGAAGAACTAGATCACCCTATATCTCACCAAACAGAGAATACACAGATCATGTGTCCTGAGACTTCAAAAAGGCTTATAAAAAAGGAAACGCCTCCATCTGAGCACATGGCTGAAGCAGAGGAAAACCGTTTTAAATGCGCAGAATGTGACAAAACCTTTGCACACAAGTATGGTCTCCAACAACACCAAAAGCTTCATACAGGGGAGAATCTACACACCTGCCAAGAGTGCGGGAAAGATttcacacaaaaagccaaactgaTATCTCATGAAAGGACCCACACAG